A window from Sceloporus undulatus isolate JIND9_A2432 ecotype Alabama chromosome 8, SceUnd_v1.1, whole genome shotgun sequence encodes these proteins:
- the DHODH gene encoding dihydroorotate dehydrogenase (quinone), mitochondrial isoform X2: MAALGRGVLEAAAVLGGGAAALGALLVAKGDAEFYSGRLVPALQRALGPESAHRAALRLLSLLGPRDPAPADPPALVEAFGRRFRNPLGLAAGFDKDGEAVDGLFRLGFGFVEVGTVTPRPQEGNPRPRVFRLAQDRAIINRYGFNSQGHAAVGQRLKARQEAQRSLSEAGLPLGINLGKNKASADAVVDYVAGVRALGPLADYLVVNVSSPNTAGLRALQGKAELRLLLTKVLAERDALAVEPKPAVLVKIAPDLTAQEKRDIASVVCELGVDGLVVTNTTVSRPDTLRGAFRDEAGGLSGPPLRPLSTQTVREMYALTQGRVPIIGVGGICSGKDALEKIRAGASLVQLYTALTYQGPPVVRTVKQELEALLREQGFRSVQDAVGADHRF; encoded by the exons ATGGCGGCGCtcggg cGTGGCGTGTTGGAGGCGGCGGCGGTGCTGGGGGGCGGCGCGGCGGCGCTGGGCGCCCTTCTGGTGGCGAAGGGCGACGCGGAATTCTACTCTGGGCGCCTGGTTCCGGCGCTGCAAAGGGCCCTGGGCCCCGAGAGCGCGCACCGGGCGGCCCTccgcctcctctccctcctggggCCCCGGGACCCGGCTCCGGCTGATCCTCCGGCCCTG GTGGAGGCCTTCGGGAGGCGCTTCCGGAACCCCCTGGGGCTGGCTGCCGGCTTCGACAAGGACGGGGAGGCCGTGGACGGACTCTTCCGGCTGGGCTTTGGCTTCGTGGAGGTGGGCACCGTCACCCCGCGGCCCCAGGAGGGCAACCCCCGGCCCAGGGTCTTCCGGCTGGCCCAGGACAGGGCCATCATCAAcag GTACGGCTTCAACAGCCAGGGCCACGCGGCCGTGGGGCAGCGGCTCAAGGCCCGGCAGGAGGCCCAGCGCAGCCTGAGcgaag CCGGACTGCCCCTCGGAATCAACCTTGGCAAGAACAAGGCTTCGGCGGACGCCGTGGTGGACTACGTGGCCGGAGTCCGGGCACTCGGCCCGCTGGCCGATTACTTGGTGGTGAATGTCTCCAGCCCCAACACGGCCGGCCTGAGGGCCCTGCAGGGCAAGGCGGAGCTGCGCCTTCTGCTGACCAAG GTGCTGGCTGAGAGAGATGCCCTGGCAGTTGAGCCCAAGCCGGCCGTGCTGGTGAAGATTGCACCAGACCTCACGGCCCAAGAGAAGCGGGACATTGCCAGCGTGGTCTGCGAg CTAGGTGTTGATGGACTGGTGGTCACCAACACCACTGTGAGCCGTCCTGACACTTTGCGTGGGGCCTTTCGTGATGAGGCTGGCGGTCTGAGTGGGCCCCCCTTGCGCCCACTCTCCACTCAGACGGTCCGAGAGATGTACGCTCTCACCCAAG GACGTGTGCCCATCATTGGCGTGGGTGGTATCTGCAGCGGGAAAGATGCCTTGGAGAAGATCCGGGCAGGGGCCTCCCTGGTGCAGCTCTACACGGCCCTTACTTACCAGGGGCCACCCGTGGTGCGGACTGTGAAGCAGGAGCTGGAGGCCCTCTTGAG GGAGCAGGGCTTCCGGAGCGTCCAGGATGCTGTGGGTGCGGATCACCGCTTCTGA
- the DHODH gene encoding dihydroorotate dehydrogenase (quinone), mitochondrial isoform X3 has translation MAALGQVEAFGRRFRNPLGLAAGFDKDGEAVDGLFRLGFGFVEVGTVTPRPQEGNPRPRVFRLAQDRAIINRYGFNSQGHAAVGQRLKARQEAQRSLSEAGLPLGINLGKNKASADAVVDYVAGVRALGPLADYLVVNVSSPNTAGLRALQGKAELRLLLTKVLAERDALAVEPKPAVLVKIAPDLTAQEKRDIASVVCELGVDGLVVTNTTVSRPDTLRGAFRDEAGGLSGPPLRPLSTQTVREMYALTQGRVPIIGVGGICSGKDALEKIRAGASLVQLYTALTYQGPPVVRTVKQELEALLREQGFRSVQDAVGADHRF, from the exons ATGGCGGCGCtcggg CAGGTGGAGGCCTTCGGGAGGCGCTTCCGGAACCCCCTGGGGCTGGCTGCCGGCTTCGACAAGGACGGGGAGGCCGTGGACGGACTCTTCCGGCTGGGCTTTGGCTTCGTGGAGGTGGGCACCGTCACCCCGCGGCCCCAGGAGGGCAACCCCCGGCCCAGGGTCTTCCGGCTGGCCCAGGACAGGGCCATCATCAAcag GTACGGCTTCAACAGCCAGGGCCACGCGGCCGTGGGGCAGCGGCTCAAGGCCCGGCAGGAGGCCCAGCGCAGCCTGAGcgaag CCGGACTGCCCCTCGGAATCAACCTTGGCAAGAACAAGGCTTCGGCGGACGCCGTGGTGGACTACGTGGCCGGAGTCCGGGCACTCGGCCCGCTGGCCGATTACTTGGTGGTGAATGTCTCCAGCCCCAACACGGCCGGCCTGAGGGCCCTGCAGGGCAAGGCGGAGCTGCGCCTTCTGCTGACCAAG GTGCTGGCTGAGAGAGATGCCCTGGCAGTTGAGCCCAAGCCGGCCGTGCTGGTGAAGATTGCACCAGACCTCACGGCCCAAGAGAAGCGGGACATTGCCAGCGTGGTCTGCGAg CTAGGTGTTGATGGACTGGTGGTCACCAACACCACTGTGAGCCGTCCTGACACTTTGCGTGGGGCCTTTCGTGATGAGGCTGGCGGTCTGAGTGGGCCCCCCTTGCGCCCACTCTCCACTCAGACGGTCCGAGAGATGTACGCTCTCACCCAAG GACGTGTGCCCATCATTGGCGTGGGTGGTATCTGCAGCGGGAAAGATGCCTTGGAGAAGATCCGGGCAGGGGCCTCCCTGGTGCAGCTCTACACGGCCCTTACTTACCAGGGGCCACCCGTGGTGCGGACTGTGAAGCAGGAGCTGGAGGCCCTCTTGAG GGAGCAGGGCTTCCGGAGCGTCCAGGATGCTGTGGGTGCGGATCACCGCTTCTGA
- the DHODH gene encoding dihydroorotate dehydrogenase (quinone), mitochondrial isoform X1 has protein sequence MAALGRGVLEAAAVLGGGAAALGALLVAKGDAEFYSGRLVPALQRALGPESAHRAALRLLSLLGPRDPAPADPPALQVEAFGRRFRNPLGLAAGFDKDGEAVDGLFRLGFGFVEVGTVTPRPQEGNPRPRVFRLAQDRAIINRYGFNSQGHAAVGQRLKARQEAQRSLSEAGLPLGINLGKNKASADAVVDYVAGVRALGPLADYLVVNVSSPNTAGLRALQGKAELRLLLTKVLAERDALAVEPKPAVLVKIAPDLTAQEKRDIASVVCELGVDGLVVTNTTVSRPDTLRGAFRDEAGGLSGPPLRPLSTQTVREMYALTQGRVPIIGVGGICSGKDALEKIRAGASLVQLYTALTYQGPPVVRTVKQELEALLREQGFRSVQDAVGADHRF, from the exons ATGGCGGCGCtcggg cGTGGCGTGTTGGAGGCGGCGGCGGTGCTGGGGGGCGGCGCGGCGGCGCTGGGCGCCCTTCTGGTGGCGAAGGGCGACGCGGAATTCTACTCTGGGCGCCTGGTTCCGGCGCTGCAAAGGGCCCTGGGCCCCGAGAGCGCGCACCGGGCGGCCCTccgcctcctctccctcctggggCCCCGGGACCCGGCTCCGGCTGATCCTCCGGCCCTG CAGGTGGAGGCCTTCGGGAGGCGCTTCCGGAACCCCCTGGGGCTGGCTGCCGGCTTCGACAAGGACGGGGAGGCCGTGGACGGACTCTTCCGGCTGGGCTTTGGCTTCGTGGAGGTGGGCACCGTCACCCCGCGGCCCCAGGAGGGCAACCCCCGGCCCAGGGTCTTCCGGCTGGCCCAGGACAGGGCCATCATCAAcag GTACGGCTTCAACAGCCAGGGCCACGCGGCCGTGGGGCAGCGGCTCAAGGCCCGGCAGGAGGCCCAGCGCAGCCTGAGcgaag CCGGACTGCCCCTCGGAATCAACCTTGGCAAGAACAAGGCTTCGGCGGACGCCGTGGTGGACTACGTGGCCGGAGTCCGGGCACTCGGCCCGCTGGCCGATTACTTGGTGGTGAATGTCTCCAGCCCCAACACGGCCGGCCTGAGGGCCCTGCAGGGCAAGGCGGAGCTGCGCCTTCTGCTGACCAAG GTGCTGGCTGAGAGAGATGCCCTGGCAGTTGAGCCCAAGCCGGCCGTGCTGGTGAAGATTGCACCAGACCTCACGGCCCAAGAGAAGCGGGACATTGCCAGCGTGGTCTGCGAg CTAGGTGTTGATGGACTGGTGGTCACCAACACCACTGTGAGCCGTCCTGACACTTTGCGTGGGGCCTTTCGTGATGAGGCTGGCGGTCTGAGTGGGCCCCCCTTGCGCCCACTCTCCACTCAGACGGTCCGAGAGATGTACGCTCTCACCCAAG GACGTGTGCCCATCATTGGCGTGGGTGGTATCTGCAGCGGGAAAGATGCCTTGGAGAAGATCCGGGCAGGGGCCTCCCTGGTGCAGCTCTACACGGCCCTTACTTACCAGGGGCCACCCGTGGTGCGGACTGTGAAGCAGGAGCTGGAGGCCCTCTTGAG GGAGCAGGGCTTCCGGAGCGTCCAGGATGCTGTGGGTGCGGATCACCGCTTCTGA